One genomic segment of Bacteroidales bacterium includes these proteins:
- a CDS encoding 6-phosphogluconolactonase → LDEVTNVPREYAGACYTMLKTEIVDTLRIPEKNFIMPPTYSDNFEKECVLFQKALEERGGIDMQMLGLGTNGHLGFNQPGTPFESETWHSRMDEVLEERIRRETNTPPEKELGGLTLGIKNIMHARKIILVAKGESKAEIVAKMLKGPITTDVPASILQLHPNCEFLLDTDAAKFL, encoded by the coding sequence ACTCGACGAAGTTACCAACGTACCCAGGGAATATGCAGGTGCATGTTATACTATGTTGAAAACGGAAATTGTGGATACTTTAAGGATACCGGAAAAGAATTTTATCATGCCCCCTACTTATTCGGACAATTTCGAAAAAGAGTGTGTATTATTCCAGAAAGCACTCGAAGAAAGGGGAGGTATCGATATGCAGATGCTTGGTTTGGGTACTAACGGACATCTGGGTTTCAATCAACCGGGTACTCCTTTTGAAAGCGAAACCTGGCACTCCAGAATGGATGAAGTACTGGAAGAAAGGATCAGGAGGGAAACCAATACTCCACCTGAAAAGGAATTGGGCGGCCTGACACTGGGTATAAAAAATATCATGCATGCCCGTAAAATAATCCTGGTAGCCAAAGGAGAAAGCAAAGCCGAAATTGTGGCTAAGATGTTGAAAGGCCCCATAACCACAGATGTTCCGGCTTCCATATTACAGTTGCATCCCAATTGTGAATTCCTGTTGGATACAGATGCCGCTAAATTTTTGTAA